In Pyrus communis chromosome 1, drPyrComm1.1, whole genome shotgun sequence, the following are encoded in one genomic region:
- the LOC137747489 gene encoding protein MID1-COMPLEMENTING ACTIVITY 1, which yields MASWDHLGEIANVAQLTGLDAVRLIGLIVKAANTARMHKKNCRQFAQHLKLIGNLLEQLKISELKRYPETREPLEQLEEALRRSYILVNSCQDRSYLYLLAMGWNIVYQFRKAQNEIDRYLKLVPLITLVDNARVRERLEDIEMDQREYTLDDEDRKVQDVILKPDPSKHDTVVLKKTLSCSYPNLAFNEALQKENEKLQLELQRSQATYDVDQCEVIQRLLEVTETVAANSSPEKSSKKVERSQSDANNEKDHSSNESYQKSESRKTSRSTSSVSSGHDLLSTRGSHRHEEWNTDLLGCCSEPFLCIKTFFYPCGTFSKIASVATNRPISSAEACNELMAYSLVLSCCCYTCCIRRKLRKTLNISGGFIDDFLSHFMCCCCALVQEWREVEIRGVHYGAEKTKISPPTSQYMET from the exons ATGGCGTCGTGGGATCACTTGGGAGAAATTGCAAATGTGGCTCAGTTGACGGGCCTAGACGCTGTGAGGTTGATTGGACTGATAGTCAAGGCGGCAAACACGGCGCGAATGCACAAGAAGAATTGCAGGCAATTTGCACAGCATTTGAAGCTGATCGGGAACTTGTTGGAGCAGCTGAAGATCTCGGAGCTTAAGAGGTATCCGGAGACAAGGGAGCCTCTGGAGCAGCTCGAGGAAGCTCTGAGGAGGTCTTACATTTTGGTCAATAGCTGCCAAGACCGGAGCTATCTGTATTTGCTTGCAATGGGATGGAACATTGTGTACCAGTTCAGAAAGGCTCAGAACGAAATTGATAGATACTTGAAGCTTGTGCCTCTGATTACTCTCGTGGACAACGCTCGAGTCAGG GAGAGATTGGAAGACATTGAAATGGATCAACGTGAATACACGTTGGACGATGAGGACAGAAAGGTACAGGACGTGATCCTTAAACCAGACCCCTCAAAACATGACACTGTAGTACTGAAGAAAACACTTTCTTGCTCCTATCCGAACTTAGCTTTTAATGAGGCACtccaaaaggaaaatgaaaagcTTCAACTTGAACTACAACGGTCGCAAGCTACTTATGATGTGGATCAATGTGAAGTAATTCAGCGTTTACTGGAAGTGACAGAAACCGTAGCTGCAAATTCTTCCCCCGAAAAAAGTAGTAAGAAAGTAGAGCGGAGTCAGTCAGATGCCAATAATGAGAAAGATCATTCATCTAATGAAAGCTATCAAAAAAGTGAATCTCGCAAAACTTCAAG AAGCACGTCTTCGGTTTCTTCTGGACATGATTTGTTGTCGACTAGAGGTTCACACCGGCATGAAGAATGGAATACTGATCTACTTGGATGTTGCTCAGAACCATTTCTGT GTATAAAGACATTCTTCTATCCTTGTGGGACGTTTTCAAAAATTGCTTCTGTGGCAACTAACAGGCCTATTT CTTCAGCAGAAGCATGTAATGAATTGATGGCTTATTCGCTAGTATTGTCATGCTGTTGCTATACATGCTGCATTAGAAGGAAACTTCGCAAGACGTTGAATATCTCG GGAGGCTTTATTGATGACTTCCTTTCACATTTCATGTGTTGCTGCTGTGCCCTTGTCCAAGAATGGCGAGAAGTCGAAATACGTGGGGTTCATTATG GTGCCGAGAAGACAAAAATAAGCCCCCCAACCTCACAGTACATGGAAACCTGA